One genomic segment of Pandoraea thiooxydans includes these proteins:
- a CDS encoding carbonic anhydrase has translation MCNQHNLGRSESPASPSRRQVLLGGAATATLMGWSASDALAKGETAIDTPPNAISPDQALKRLLAGNARYVANTPARKDFSAGRAARTRAQYPFASIVSCADSRVAPELAFDQGPGDLFVVRVAGNFVNDDGLASLEYGAKFLGIPFILILGHTNCGAVGAAVKVVKENARLPGHLPELVNAIKPAVRIAQGKKGGDLVADATVENVRLNVHRLMVSRPIIGELVKTGKVRVAGGVYDLATGKIDLV, from the coding sequence ATGTGCAACCAACATAATCTCGGCCGCTCCGAATCTCCCGCTTCGCCGTCGCGCCGCCAGGTGCTGCTGGGCGGTGCCGCCACCGCCACGCTGATGGGCTGGTCCGCCTCCGACGCGCTGGCCAAAGGCGAGACAGCGATCGACACCCCGCCCAATGCCATCTCCCCCGATCAAGCGCTCAAGCGCCTACTCGCGGGCAATGCGCGTTACGTTGCCAATACGCCGGCACGAAAGGACTTCTCCGCCGGGCGTGCGGCGCGGACCCGGGCACAGTACCCATTCGCCTCGATCGTCAGCTGCGCCGATTCCCGTGTAGCCCCCGAGCTGGCCTTCGATCAGGGGCCTGGCGACCTGTTCGTGGTGAGGGTGGCCGGCAACTTCGTCAACGATGACGGACTGGCGAGCCTCGAATACGGAGCGAAATTCCTCGGTATCCCGTTCATCCTGATACTGGGACATACCAACTGCGGTGCCGTTGGCGCCGCGGTCAAGGTGGTCAAGGAAAATGCCCGTCTGCCGGGGCACCTGCCCGAGCTGGTCAATGCCATCAAGCCCGCTGTCAGGATCGCGCAAGGAAAAAAAGGCGGCGATCTGGTGGCCGACGCCACCGTCGAGAATGTGCGTCTGAACGTGCACCGGTTGATGGTGTCGCGGCCAATCATCGGCGAACTCGTCAAGACCGGCAAGGTTCGTGTGGCCGGCGGCGTCTACGATCTGGCGACTGGCAAGATCGATCTGGTGTGA